The Bos javanicus breed banteng chromosome 18, ARS-OSU_banteng_1.0, whole genome shotgun sequence genome has a segment encoding these proteins:
- the LOC133231136 gene encoding leukocyte immunoglobulin-like receptor subfamily A member 6, which translates to MGQVHKGSYRCYYSTPNGWSERSDPLELVVTGSYSKPSLSALSSPVVTSGGSVTLQCGSRQGFNRFLLTKEGEDKSSWTLDGQRNPDGQTQALFPVGPMTPGHRWTFRCYGFYRDTPRVWSAPSDPLELLVSGLSGKPSLLTPQGPVITSGQNLTLQCHSDVSYARFALPEEGGQDLPQRPAQRPQGGLAQADFPLGPVGTIHGGRYRCYDGHGLSSEWSAPSEPLELLVAGRLRDRPSLSVRPGPSVALGQTVTLLCQSGNRTDTFLLSKEGAAHRPLRLRSQDQDGRYQAEFSLSPVTSAHGGTYRCYASLSTDPYLLSQPSEPLALVVAVSSSANGSGGLEMDAQTPARVCTQQVPS; encoded by the exons ATGGGACAAGTCCACAAAGGGAGTTATCGCTGCTACTACAGCACCCCCAATGGCTGGTCAGAGCGCAGTGACCCCCTGGAGCTGGTGGTGACAG GGTCCTACAGCAAACCCAGCCTCTCAGCCCTGTCGAGCCCTGTGGTGACCTCGGGAGGGAGCGTGACCCTCCAGTGTGGCTCCCGTCAGGGATTTAACAGATTCCTTCTGACCAAGGAAGGAGAAGACAAGTCCTCTTGGACCCTGGATGGACAGCGAAACCCCGACGGGCAGACCCAGGCCCTGTTCCCTGTGGGCCCCATGACCCCCGGGCACAGGTGGACGTTCAGATGCTACGGCTTTTACAGGGACACCCCCCGGGTGTGGTCAGCCCCCAGCGACCCCCTGGAGCTCCTGGTCTCAG GGctgtctgggaagccctccctcctGACCCCACAGGGCCCTGTCATCACCTCTGGACAGAATCTGACCCTCCAGTGTCACTCTGATGTCAGCTACGCCAGATTCGCTCTGCCCGAGGAGGGGGGACAGGACCTCCCCCAGCGCCCTGCCCAGAGGCCCCAGGGGGGGCTCGCTCAGGCCGATTTCCCCCTGGGCCCGGTGGGCACCATTCACGGGGGCCGGTACAGATGCTACGATGGACACGGCCTCTCCTCCGAGTGGTCGGCCCCCAGTGAGCCCCTGGAGCTGCTGGTGGCAG GACGGCTCAGAGACAGACCCTCCCTTTCGGTGCGGCCGGGCCCCTCCGTGGCCCTGGGGCAGACCGTCACCCTGCTGTGTCAGTCAGGAAACAGGACGGACACCTTCCTTCTGTCCAAGGAGGGGGCAGCCCATCGCCCCCTGCGTCTGCGCTCCCAGGACCAAGACGGGCGGTACCAGGCCGAGTTCTCCTTGAGCCCTGTGACCTCAGCCCACGGGGGCACCTACAGGTGCTACGCCTCACTCAGCACAGACCCCTACCTGCTGTCACAGCCCAGTGAGCCCCTGGCGCTCGTGGTCGCAG tctcctcatctgcaaaTGGGTCGGGTGGGCTGGAGATGGACGCACAGACCCCAGCACGAGTCTGCACACAGCAGGTGCCCAGCTAA